The following are encoded in a window of Balaenoptera ricei isolate mBalRic1 chromosome 1, mBalRic1.hap2, whole genome shotgun sequence genomic DNA:
- the LOC132352290 gene encoding LOW QUALITY PROTEIN: olfactory receptor 10J1-like (The sequence of the model RefSeq protein was modified relative to this genomic sequence to represent the inferred CDS: inserted 1 base in 1 codon; substituted 2 bases at 2 genomic stop codons): MKRENHTLTTEFVLQGFSSFHEHQLTLFVVFLTLYILTLAGNIIMTIIHIDHHLHTPMYFFITMLSTSETIYTLVILPRMLSSLVGISQSISLXGCATQMFFFATFGITNCFLLTAMGYDXYAAICNPLRYTVIMNKKVCNQLVWRACSIGLIVAMTQVTPVFRLLFCATKVAHFFCDIQHVMKLSCIDTTVNEILTLIISVLVLVVPVGLLFISXVLIISTILKIASAEGRKKTFATCASHLIVVIVHDGCASTVYPKPKSENTKDQDQLISVTYTVITSLLNPVVYTPRKKEIKDALLWTIGRKLS, from the exons ATGAAGAGGGAGAACCACACTCTCACCACTGAGTTTGTTTTGCAAGGTTTCTCCAGCTTCCATGAGCACCAGCTCACTCTTTTTGTGGTGTTTCTTACCCTGTACATCTTAACCCTAGCAGGTAATATAATCATGACCATTATCCATATTGATCATCATCTCCACACCCCCATGTACTTCTTCATCACCATGCTGTCCACTTCAGAGACTATATATACATTGGTCATTCTCCCAAGGATGCTATCCAGCCTCGTGGGTATAAGCCAGTCTATCTCAC ACGGTTGTGCCACACAGATGTTCTTTTTTGCAACCTTTGGGATCACTAACTGCTTCCTGCTCACAGCAATGGGATATGACTGATATGCGGCCATCTGCAACCCCCTGAGATACACAGTCATTATGAACAAGAAGGTGTGCAACCAGCTGGTGTGGAGGGCCTGCAGCATTGGGCTGATTGTAGCTATGACACAGGTGACACCTGTATTCAGGTTACTTTTCTGTGCAACAAAGGTGGCCCACTTCTTCTGTGACATCCAACATGTGATGAAGCTATCCTGCATTGACACGACTGTCAATGAGATTCTGACTTTGATCATCAGTGTTTTGGTGCTCGTTGTGCCTGTGGGTCTGCTCTTCATCTCTTAAGTCCTCATTATCTCTACAATCCTCAAGATCGCCTCAGCCGAGGGCAGGAAGAAGACCTTTGCTACCTGCGCCTCCCACCTCATTGTGGTCATTGTTCACGATGGCTGTGCCTCCACTGTCTACCCCAAGCCCAAGTCAGAGAACACCAAGGATCAGGATCAGCTAATCTCAGTGACCTACACTGTGATCACCTCCCTACTGAACCCTGTGGTGTACACCCCAAGGAAAAAAGAGATCAAGGATGCTCTGCTCTGGACCATTGGAAGGAAGCTTTCCTGA